The following coding sequences are from one Leptolyngbya sp. NIES-3755 window:
- a CDS encoding hypothetical protein (hypothetical protein Npun_F1238;~similar to AA sequence:cyanobase_aa:LBDG_48110), whose protein sequence is MKLLNLWFMVEQFQPRTSIAWINKISEVPQAAWDALAMPLKTPFLEWDWLHNMETSGSTTARSGWMPNHLTVWRDRELIAAAVLYIKGHSYGEFVFDHQWADLADRLGVQYYPKLLGMSPFTPTEGYRFLIAPGEDEDELTEIMVSAIDHFCSRNRISGCNFLYVDPEWRLVMERHGFSSWLHHSFIWANQDYQTFDDYLNAFNANQRRNIKRERKAVVNAGLEFKVLTGDDIPKSMFPTMYNFYSDTCDKFGWWGSKYLTKKFFEQLYSTYRHRVVFFAAHAEGHDQPIGMSFCLAKGDRLYGRYWGCTQEIDCLHFDACYYAPIEWGIQNGIQLFDPGAGGRHKKRRGFPATPNHSLHRFYNSRLSQILRSHIDQINDLEQQEIDAINQELPFKQQTIDFKI, encoded by the coding sequence ATGAAGCTACTGAATCTCTGGTTTATGGTTGAACAATTCCAGCCCCGCACGTCGATCGCTTGGATTAATAAGATTTCTGAAGTTCCACAGGCTGCCTGGGATGCGTTGGCAATGCCGCTAAAAACGCCGTTCCTAGAGTGGGACTGGTTGCACAATATGGAGACTTCAGGCAGTACAACGGCTCGATCCGGTTGGATGCCGAATCACTTAACGGTCTGGCGCGATCGCGAACTCATCGCGGCGGCTGTGCTTTATATCAAAGGTCATAGTTACGGCGAATTCGTGTTTGACCATCAATGGGCAGATTTAGCCGATCGGTTGGGCGTTCAGTATTACCCGAAATTGTTGGGCATGTCGCCGTTCACACCAACGGAAGGCTATCGATTTTTGATTGCACCCGGCGAAGATGAAGACGAACTCACGGAAATCATGGTGAGCGCGATCGATCATTTTTGTTCTCGCAATCGGATTTCGGGCTGTAATTTTCTCTATGTTGATCCTGAATGGCGACTCGTGATGGAACGGCATGGATTTAGCTCTTGGCTACACCATAGTTTTATTTGGGCGAATCAGGATTACCAGACCTTTGATGATTATTTAAATGCGTTTAACGCGAATCAGCGCCGCAATATTAAGCGGGAACGAAAAGCGGTGGTGAATGCGGGATTAGAATTCAAAGTGCTGACGGGGGATGACATTCCCAAATCGATGTTTCCGACGATGTATAACTTCTACAGCGATACTTGCGATAAATTCGGCTGGTGGGGCAGTAAGTATCTGACGAAGAAATTCTTTGAGCAGCTTTATTCAACCTATCGGCATCGGGTGGTATTCTTTGCGGCACATGCAGAAGGACATGATCAGCCGATCGGGATGTCGTTTTGTTTGGCGAAAGGCGATCGCTTATATGGTCGCTATTGGGGCTGTACTCAGGAAATTGATTGTTTACATTTTGATGCCTGTTACTATGCTCCGATCGAGTGGGGCATTCAAAACGGGATTCAATTGTTTGATCCGGGTGCAGGCGGCAGACACAAGAAACGGCGCGGATTTCCAGCAACTCCGAATCATTCATTGCATCGGTTCTATAACAGTCGATTGTCGCAAATTCTGCGATCGCACATTGATCAAATTAATGATCTTGAACAGCAAGAAATTGATGCGATTAATCAAGAATTGCCGTTTAAGCAACAAACGATCGACTTCAAAATCTAG
- a CDS encoding hypothetical protein (similar to AA sequence:cyanobase_aa:LBDG_48100), whose product MTQAVFDPVTFDDKLSNRFIELDPNGYFIIYVDRSSRLICAEHYTNTINEKGLACDPETGEPLPCGGELKRRPSKIFKGRTAKELCIEIFEKAETCCITRLDHAAYLGREFVRAEQCLMSDREYIQD is encoded by the coding sequence ATGACTCAAGCAGTTTTTGATCCGGTGACTTTCGATGATAAGTTGTCAAATCGCTTCATCGAACTTGATCCCAATGGTTACTTTATTATTTATGTCGATCGATCTTCTCGGCTGATCTGTGCAGAGCACTACACGAACACGATCAACGAGAAGGGATTGGCTTGTGATCCAGAGACGGGTGAACCGCTTCCTTGTGGGGGTGAATTGAAGCGCAGACCGAGCAAGATCTTTAAAGGTCGAACGGCGAAGGAATTGTGTATCGAAATCTTTGAGAAGGCGGAAACTTGTTGTATTACTCGGCTCGATCACGCGGCGTATTTGGGACGGGAATTTGTGCGGGCAGAACAGTGCTTGATGAGCGATCGAGAGTACATACAGGATTAG
- a CDS encoding hypothetical protein (hypothetical protein FJSC11DRAFT_3111;~similar to AA sequence:cyanobase_aa:LBDG_03200) — protein sequence MVILISLFVVGWVAVALLGSLTYFLGEQSKPIHARNWRSTGFEALSKSITGTSIDYSTRIPAFDVTDAYASSHLPNV from the coding sequence ATGGTGATTCTCATCAGTCTATTTGTGGTTGGCTGGGTCGCGGTTGCTTTGCTGGGTTCGCTGACCTACTTTCTGGGCGAACAAAGCAAGCCGATCCACGCCCGAAACTGGCGATCGACTGGGTTTGAAGCGCTCTCTAAATCGATCACCGGAACCTCGATCGATTACAGCACTCGCATTCCTGCCTTTGATGTAACAGATGCTTATGCAAGTTCGCACTTGCCGAACGTTTAA
- a CDS encoding IS891/IS1136/IS1341 transposase (similar to AA sequence:cyanobase_aa:Ava_C0022) → MKTLKFKLYQSKRNRHLKRSINAAGVIYNHCIALHKRYYRIWGKHLNCSKLQSHIAKLRKRKAFWQTVGSQAVQDICQRIEKAYQLFFKHHKKGVRPPGFKKVRRYKSFTLKQAGYKFLGGNRIKIGNRVFQYWNSRAIEGTVKTLTIKRTPLGELFMVIVVDSVEESESKFETSRIAGFDFGLKTFLTGSDGTTIESPQFLKQSLNAIKKASRQHSKKRSCSANREQARLNLVRKHEDVCNRRSDWFWKLAHKLTDKFDVLCFETLNLKGMQRLWGRKISDLAFGEFIQILEWVAKKKDKQVIFIDQWYPSSKTCSHCGHVLKELDLNTREWRCPSCQSVNGRDENAAKNICAVGASTAKVGDVRQALPAIAV, encoded by the coding sequence ATGAAGACATTGAAGTTCAAGCTATATCAGAGCAAGCGGAATCGACACCTCAAGCGCAGTATCAACGCTGCCGGGGTGATCTACAACCATTGCATTGCACTCCACAAACGGTACTACCGGATATGGGGTAAACACTTGAATTGCAGCAAACTTCAAAGTCATATTGCCAAGTTGAGAAAGCGTAAAGCATTCTGGCAAACGGTTGGGTCTCAAGCTGTGCAGGATATCTGTCAACGAATCGAGAAAGCCTATCAACTGTTTTTTAAGCATCACAAGAAAGGAGTTAGACCACCGGGATTCAAGAAAGTCAGACGATACAAATCATTCACCCTGAAGCAAGCTGGCTACAAATTCTTAGGCGGAAACCGAATCAAAATCGGGAATCGGGTATTTCAGTATTGGAACTCTAGAGCCATTGAGGGCACTGTCAAGACTCTGACCATTAAGCGGACTCCATTAGGAGAGTTGTTTATGGTCATCGTGGTAGACAGCGTGGAAGAATCAGAAAGCAAATTCGAGACGAGTCGAATCGCTGGATTTGATTTCGGTTTGAAAACGTTCCTCACCGGTTCAGATGGAACCACGATTGAGTCGCCTCAATTTCTGAAACAATCGCTCAATGCCATCAAGAAAGCCAGTCGTCAGCATTCCAAGAAACGGTCATGTTCAGCTAATCGGGAACAAGCAAGACTCAATCTGGTACGCAAGCATGAAGATGTTTGCAATCGTCGTTCTGATTGGTTTTGGAAGTTGGCGCATAAACTGACCGATAAGTTCGATGTGCTGTGTTTCGAGACGTTGAACCTCAAAGGAATGCAGCGACTCTGGGGACGCAAGATTTCAGATCTCGCGTTTGGTGAGTTCATTCAGATTCTTGAGTGGGTTGCCAAGAAGAAAGATAAGCAAGTGATCTTCATTGATCAATGGTATCCATCCTCTAAGACTTGCAGCCATTGTGGGCACGTCTTGAAAGAGTTGGATTTGAACACAAGAGAATGGCGGTGTCCGTCCTGTCAGTCAGTGAACGGACGGGATGAAAACGCAGCCAAGAATATTTGTGCGGTTGGGGCATCGACCGCTAAGGTAGGCGATGTGAGACAGGCTTTGCCTGCAATCGCTGTCTGA
- a CDS encoding membrane-associated protein (similar to AA sequence:cyanobase_aa:Synpcc7942_1408), which produces MELSQQLVQLYREEARSKDLDFPENLESFPMLRRRIEAFDLFKPYLEGQHRFLDWGCKSAETAFMIRSHLADDNIEIHGCDIEAGDFGIFSERSNLIYSQLTHPYHLPYEDNSFDVVISSGVLEHVANDFESLKELYRILKPNGYFLITFLPNQLSYTEFLNRNLFKVAPHQRLYSLSEIRRMLLHTGFVPVKSGYHQVLPSFSSFGYTPDSPFAKVFTPLLSQIYRLNHLAEKTWLLNQFAANLYVIAQRRSMI; this is translated from the coding sequence ATGGAACTCAGTCAGCAGCTTGTCCAGCTTTACCGCGAGGAAGCTCGATCGAAGGATCTTGACTTTCCTGAAAATCTCGAATCGTTTCCAATGCTGCGGCGGCGGATTGAAGCATTCGACTTGTTTAAGCCTTATCTAGAAGGACAGCATCGATTTCTGGATTGGGGCTGTAAGAGCGCTGAGACGGCATTTATGATCCGATCGCATCTCGCGGATGACAATATCGAGATTCATGGGTGTGATATTGAAGCAGGGGATTTTGGCATCTTTTCAGAGCGATCGAACTTAATTTATTCGCAATTAACGCATCCGTATCATTTGCCTTACGAAGATAATTCTTTTGATGTGGTGATTAGTAGCGGCGTTTTAGAACATGTTGCGAATGATTTTGAATCGTTGAAAGAGCTTTATCGGATTCTGAAACCGAATGGTTATTTCCTCATCACATTTCTGCCCAATCAGTTGTCTTATACAGAATTTCTCAATCGCAATTTATTTAAGGTGGCTCCCCATCAGCGATTGTATTCTCTATCAGAAATTCGACGCATGTTGCTGCATACCGGATTCGTTCCAGTGAAATCTGGATATCACCAGGTATTACCCTCGTTTTCATCGTTTGGATACACACCAGATTCGCCCTTCGCTAAAGTTTTCACGCCGTTGTTGAGCCAGATTTATCGGTTGAATCATTTAGCCGAAAAAACCTGGTTGTTGAATCAATTTGCAGCGAATTTGTATGTGATTGCCCAACGTCGATCGATGATTTAA
- a CDS encoding two component transcriptional regulator, winged helix family (similar to AA sequence:cyanobase_aa:PCC7424_4628): protein MRLLFVEDDVEFSEQLSQILKQHYAVDIATDGETAWKWLQLVNYDAVILDVMLPKLNGVELCQRIRDAGQQVRILLLTGQSTIDDRIIGLDSGADDYLIKPVGFQEVLARLRALLRRPPFIASTRLEWGSLQLDLERHQATFAGKTIVLTLKEYLLLKLFLRHGDWVHKHSVILEQLWDLDCDLPSEEAVRAHVKGLRRKLKAVGAGDLIETVYGVGYRLNPAYLTPTRSTHPTVLVVAEQEPAETMKELLEPCGLSIALSIEPAALLKTLDLTQPNLLVLAADATGLNRFALCQVIRRDRRWNWLPIVLMMATTDPEIINQGFAAGADDFVHDPIIPDELTNRVLNRLERVRQLQKRFQTG, encoded by the coding sequence ATGCGTCTGTTATTTGTCGAAGATGATGTCGAATTTTCTGAACAACTCAGTCAAATTCTCAAACAGCATTATGCCGTAGACATCGCAACGGATGGAGAAACTGCTTGGAAATGGTTGCAACTTGTAAACTATGATGCGGTGATTCTCGATGTGATGTTGCCTAAGTTGAACGGTGTTGAATTGTGCCAACGGATTCGAGACGCTGGGCAGCAGGTTCGGATTTTATTACTTACCGGGCAAAGTACGATCGACGATCGCATCATTGGACTGGATTCAGGAGCCGATGATTATCTCATCAAGCCTGTGGGATTTCAGGAAGTCTTGGCACGATTAAGAGCTTTGCTGCGTCGCCCTCCGTTCATTGCTTCGACCCGCTTGGAATGGGGCAGTCTTCAGCTTGATCTGGAGCGTCATCAAGCGACATTTGCGGGAAAAACGATCGTGCTCACACTCAAAGAATACTTATTGTTGAAATTGTTTTTGCGCCACGGAGATTGGGTTCACAAGCACAGTGTAATTCTGGAGCAGCTTTGGGATCTCGATTGTGATTTGCCGAGCGAGGAAGCCGTTCGAGCACATGTGAAAGGCTTACGACGTAAGCTCAAAGCAGTGGGAGCGGGAGATTTGATTGAAACCGTTTACGGAGTTGGATATCGGCTTAATCCTGCCTATTTAACCCCGACTCGATCGACGCATCCAACAGTCCTAGTTGTGGCAGAGCAAGAACCAGCCGAAACGATGAAAGAATTACTAGAACCTTGTGGATTGTCGATCGCATTATCGATCGAGCCTGCTGCTTTACTGAAAACATTGGATCTCACCCAGCCCAATCTATTGGTTCTAGCCGCAGATGCCACTGGATTAAATCGATTCGCCTTATGCCAAGTCATCCGACGCGATCGACGCTGGAACTGGTTGCCGATCGTATTAATGATGGCGACAACCGATCCAGAGATCATCAATCAAGGATTTGCAGCGGGAGCCGACGATTTTGTTCACGATCCGATCATTCCGGATGAATTGACGAATCGAGTGTTGAATCGTTTAGAACGAGTACGTCAATTACAAAAACGATTTCAAACCGGTTAA
- a CDS encoding response regulator receiver sensor signal transduction histidine kinase (similar to AA sequence:cyanobase_aa:Npun_F0022), which translates to MLMSANQTDLDCMSIVKVLVISEKHWIALDLKYRLQRLGYKTIAASENLTNLMTHEQPDLVLIDRQKIESEIVGAIEAAEIPIVCFDSENQFCEMPIDLPCLTNPYQETVLNTVIREALRQHQTQVKLVRQLDSNQKQRELFHTVDHELRTPMSTMLITLDWIELMEQEELSARSLQKLDHLAMARSSVQRMAEFLDRASLFCRCQSGKLSLKPSWIDLSTFCKTLVLEVEQLYANAEIQLINLSLRSMIEFDEMVLRQILLNLLSNAVKYSEREVYFNVDCRADQLIFKIQDQGIGISERDRESIFTPMYRGSNVETIPGSGMGLAIVQQLVSACGGSITVDSTLNQGSTFTVVLPLQS; encoded by the coding sequence ATGCTGATGAGCGCGAACCAGACGGATTTAGATTGTATGTCGATCGTCAAAGTTTTGGTGATTTCAGAAAAGCATTGGATTGCATTAGATCTGAAATATCGATTACAGCGTTTAGGCTATAAGACAATTGCTGCCTCAGAGAATCTAACAAATTTAATGACGCATGAACAGCCTGATTTAGTATTAATTGATCGACAAAAAATCGAAAGTGAAATTGTCGGCGCGATCGAGGCGGCTGAAATTCCGATCGTGTGTTTTGATTCAGAGAATCAGTTTTGCGAAATGCCGATTGATTTGCCTTGTTTGACGAATCCCTATCAAGAAACGGTTCTAAATACTGTCATTCGTGAAGCACTTCGCCAACATCAAACCCAAGTCAAATTAGTTCGACAGTTAGATTCTAATCAGAAACAAAGAGAGCTTTTTCATACCGTCGATCACGAACTCCGAACCCCCATGAGCACGATGTTGATCACGTTGGATTGGATTGAACTGATGGAGCAAGAAGAACTCTCGGCTCGATCGCTACAAAAACTGGATCACTTAGCAATGGCTCGAAGTTCCGTACAACGAATGGCAGAATTTCTCGATCGAGCCTCGCTCTTTTGTCGCTGCCAATCTGGAAAGCTATCCCTAAAACCGTCTTGGATTGATCTCTCTACCTTTTGCAAAACACTTGTCCTTGAAGTTGAACAACTTTATGCTAATGCAGAGATTCAATTGATCAATTTGTCTTTACGATCGATGATTGAATTCGATGAAATGGTGCTCAGACAGATTTTGCTGAATCTACTCAGTAATGCCGTTAAATATTCTGAGCGCGAAGTTTATTTCAATGTAGATTGTCGTGCAGATCAACTCATTTTTAAGATTCAAGATCAAGGCATTGGAATTTCAGAGCGCGATCGGGAATCCATTTTCACGCCCATGTATCGCGGTTCTAATGTTGAAACGATTCCCGGTTCAGGAATGGGACTTGCGATCGTGCAGCAATTAGTTTCTGCTTGTGGTGGCAGCATCACCGTTGACAGTACACTCAATCAGGGAAGTACCTTTACTGTTGTGCTCCCGCTGCAATCTTAG
- a CDS encoding rhodanese-like protein (similar to AA sequence:cyanobase_aa:LBDG_17420), producing MSFSQITVQDLAQCLDSPNIQFIDVREPWEVETASLPPFQNLPLSEFSEWSDQIHSKLDTETETLVLCHHGVRSAQMCSWLVQQGFTNVKNISGGIDAYSAMVDRSIPRY from the coding sequence ATGTCTTTTTCTCAAATCACTGTTCAAGATCTCGCTCAATGTTTGGATAGTCCGAATATTCAATTTATCGATGTGCGCGAACCCTGGGAAGTTGAAACTGCATCTCTTCCCCCATTTCAGAACTTGCCATTGAGCGAATTCTCTGAATGGTCTGATCAGATTCACAGCAAGCTTGATACTGAAACAGAAACTTTGGTGCTGTGTCATCATGGCGTTCGATCGGCACAAATGTGTAGCTGGCTCGTGCAGCAGGGATTTACGAACGTCAAAAATATATCGGGTGGAATTGATGCTTATTCCGCAATGGTCGATCGTTCGATCCCGCGTTATTAA
- a CDS encoding heat-inducible transcription repressor (similar to AA sequence:cyanobase_aa:LBDG_20610), producing the protein MSINPPLNNRQQQVLWATVRHYIATAEPVGSGALVKEFNLSVSSATIRSAMGHLEKVGLLFQPHTSAGRVPSDSGYRIYVDQLIQPSPGVALQLEQILSDRLNWDKWSFESVLKGAAQILSTLSGYIAIVTMPMTHTTQLKHLQLVPIDANRVMLIVVTDTYETQSVLMELPPVAEEPDAEIVDRELKILSNFLSEQLRGRSLSEIQTLDWGELGREFDRYSSMLTSVLADLLQRLVQSSLPSQLMISGVSEVLRQPEFSELNQVQMILHLLEEEQDQLVPLIFDQPDSEGRRVSIRIGSENPLEPIRACSLISSTYNRGTVPVGSIGVLGPTRMLYEDTIALVEATADYLSDMLS; encoded by the coding sequence ATGTCAATAAATCCCCCTCTTAATAATCGTCAACAGCAAGTTCTCTGGGCAACGGTTCGACATTACATTGCCACAGCAGAACCCGTTGGCTCAGGCGCGTTGGTAAAGGAATTCAATCTGAGTGTGAGTTCTGCCACGATTCGCAGCGCAATGGGACATTTGGAAAAGGTCGGACTTCTATTCCAGCCGCACACCTCAGCAGGTCGAGTGCCTTCCGACTCAGGCTATCGGATTTATGTTGATCAATTGATCCAACCGTCTCCTGGAGTCGCGCTTCAACTCGAACAGATTTTGAGCGATCGCTTAAATTGGGACAAATGGAGCTTTGAATCGGTGCTGAAAGGCGCAGCACAAATTCTTTCAACCTTGAGCGGCTATATTGCGATCGTCACGATGCCGATGACGCACACGACGCAGTTAAAACATCTTCAACTTGTGCCGATCGATGCGAATCGAGTCATGTTGATTGTGGTCACCGATACGTATGAGACTCAATCGGTATTGATGGAACTGCCGCCTGTTGCTGAGGAACCGGATGCCGAAATTGTCGATCGAGAGTTAAAAATTCTCTCTAACTTCTTATCAGAACAGTTACGCGGTCGATCGCTTTCGGAGATTCAAACCTTGGACTGGGGCGAATTGGGGCGAGAGTTCGATCGCTATAGTTCGATGCTGACTTCTGTGCTGGCGGACTTACTTCAGCGATTAGTACAATCGTCTTTACCTTCACAATTAATGATCAGCGGTGTCTCTGAAGTCCTCAGACAGCCTGAATTTTCAGAATTGAATCAAGTGCAAATGATTCTGCATTTGTTAGAAGAAGAACAGGATCAGCTTGTCCCTTTGATTTTTGATCAACCGGATTCAGAAGGGCGACGAGTTTCGATTCGGATTGGCTCAGAGAATCCATTAGAGCCGATTCGCGCTTGTTCGCTGATTTCATCGACTTACAATCGCGGGACAGTTCCAGTGGGAAGCATCGGAGTTTTAGGTCCGACTCGGATGCTATACGAAGATACGATCGCGCTTGTGGAGGCAACTGCCGATTATCTTTCGGATATGCTGAGTTAG
- a CDS encoding prevent-host-death protein (similar to AA sequence:cyanobase_aa:Ava_4044): MQSVSVEELQRNPLKYLQQVEAGETLMIVREDLAIAELKPVQKQLRPFGLCAGEFTVPADFDAPLPEDILSAFEGQ; encoded by the coding sequence ATGCAGAGTGTATCGGTCGAGGAACTTCAACGTAATCCGCTCAAGTACCTTCAGCAAGTCGAAGCGGGTGAAACGCTGATGATTGTTCGTGAAGATTTAGCGATCGCAGAACTTAAGCCCGTTCAAAAACAGCTTAGACCCTTTGGTTTGTGTGCTGGAGAGTTTACAGTTCCGGCTGATTTTGATGCTCCTTTGCCAGAAGATATTCTGAGTGCATTTGAAGGTCAATGA
- a CDS encoding PilT protein domain protein (similar to AA sequence:cyanobase_aa:Cyan7425_4004), translated as MRILLDTHIFLWFISGDSQLTISTRDAIRDPDNEVYLSVVSIWEVIVKYQLGKLPLPSHPATYLPQQREAHQILNLDLDERSVVQLENLPSLHRDPFDRMLICQALHHNLVIATVDSAIRAYPINSI; from the coding sequence ATGAGAATTCTGCTCGATACGCATATTTTTCTATGGTTCATCAGTGGAGACAGCCAGCTAACGATTTCTACACGCGATGCCATTCGTGATCCAGATAATGAAGTGTATTTGAGCGTTGTTTCCATTTGGGAGGTGATCGTCAAATATCAGTTAGGTAAATTGCCTTTACCAAGTCATCCTGCAACCTATTTACCACAGCAGCGAGAGGCACACCAGATTCTAAACCTTGACTTGGATGAAAGAAGCGTAGTTCAGCTAGAAAATCTACCCTCTCTACACCGCGATCCGTTTGATCGAATGCTGATTTGCCAAGCTCTACATCACAATTTAGTGATTGCAACGGTCGATTCAGCAATTCGCGCTTATCCGATTAACAGCATCTAA
- a CDS encoding gamma-glutamyl phosphate reductase (similar to AA sequence:cyanobase_aa:LBDG_07570): MTAFTGISLTTLAQQTQKAARQLAVTSTEIRNDAIAKIADALEVNSSEILAANAADCEAAKSDGIASALYARLKLDEAKLKSAIVGVRDVGKLADPIGAIQIHRELDEGLILKRVTCPLGVLGVIFEARPDAVMQISSLAIKSGNGVILKGGKEAIRSCEALVKAIHQGLSQTEINPSVVQLLTTREETLELLKLDQYVDLIIPRGSNSFVKFVQDNTRIPVLGHADGICHLYVDRAADIPKAIKIAVDSKTHYPAACNAIETLLVHCAIASEFLLEAAPALQAKNVELRGDERTREILNISEVTDWAVEYSDLILAIKIVDSVEDAIAHINTYGSKHTDAIVTEDAKAAQQFMNQVDAAGVYHNCSTRFADGFRYGFGAEVGISTQKMPPRGPVGLEGLVTYKYQLVGEGQIAATYSGANAKPFTHRDL; encoded by the coding sequence ATGACTGCTTTTACTGGGATTTCGCTCACAACTTTGGCACAGCAAACACAGAAGGCGGCGCGACAGCTTGCAGTGACATCAACCGAAATTCGGAACGATGCGATCGCGAAAATTGCCGATGCTTTAGAAGTGAATTCCAGTGAAATTCTCGCAGCAAACGCGGCAGATTGTGAGGCGGCAAAATCAGACGGAATTGCATCGGCGTTGTATGCCCGATTGAAGTTGGATGAAGCGAAACTGAAAAGCGCGATCGTCGGTGTGCGTGATGTTGGCAAGTTAGCTGATCCGATCGGTGCGATTCAAATTCATCGCGAATTAGATGAAGGGTTAATTCTCAAACGCGTGACTTGTCCGCTTGGTGTGTTGGGCGTGATTTTTGAGGCGCGACCGGATGCGGTGATGCAGATTTCGAGCCTTGCAATCAAATCAGGAAATGGTGTCATTCTCAAAGGTGGAAAGGAAGCAATTCGATCGTGTGAAGCATTAGTGAAAGCAATTCATCAGGGACTTTCACAAACAGAGATTAATCCGTCTGTGGTGCAATTACTGACAACACGAGAGGAAACACTAGAGTTATTGAAACTCGATCAGTATGTGGATTTGATTATTCCACGCGGCTCGAATTCGTTTGTGAAATTTGTACAGGATAATACTCGGATTCCGGTGTTAGGACATGCGGATGGAATTTGCCATTTGTATGTCGATCGAGCCGCTGATATTCCCAAAGCGATCAAAATTGCAGTCGATTCTAAAACGCACTATCCAGCCGCTTGTAATGCGATCGAGACTTTACTGGTACATTGTGCGATCGCGTCCGAATTCCTCCTCGAAGCCGCTCCTGCACTCCAAGCGAAGAATGTTGAGCTTCGAGGCGATGAACGAACTCGTGAGATTTTGAACATTTCAGAAGTAACGGATTGGGCAGTCGAGTATAGTGATTTGATTTTGGCGATCAAGATTGTGGATTCTGTGGAAGATGCGATCGCACACATCAACACTTATGGATCGAAACATACCGATGCGATCGTGACTGAAGATGCCAAGGCTGCACAGCAATTTATGAATCAAGTCGATGCGGCAGGTGTGTATCACAACTGTTCGACCCGATTTGCTGATGGTTTCCGATATGGATTTGGAGCCGAAGTCGGCATTAGTACTCAGAAGATGCCGCCACGAGGTCCGGTTGGTTTAGAAGGATTAGTCACGTACAAGTATCAATTGGTTGGAGAGGGTCAAATTGCAGCGACTTATTCGGGTGCAAATGCAAAACCATTCACCCATCGAGATTTGTAG